Genomic window (Streptococcus suis S735):
TCATCATCTCTATCAGTATGGTATTCTTGGCTCATTTTACGCGGAGCACGTGCGTGGTGTCAAACAACCTCGTGTGGGACTTTTGAACAACGGTACGGAAGATACCAAGGGCACGCCAGTTCACCAAGAAGCCTATAAACTCTTGGCGGAAGACAAGTCGATTAACTTTATTGGAAATGTGGAGGCACGTGAGTTGCTCAACAGCGTGGCGGATGTGGTCGTGACGGATGGTTTCACGGGAAACGCTGTGCTAAAAACCATTGAGGGAACTGCAAAATCCATCGTTGGTCAGTTGACTGGCTCAATCAAGAATGGCGGTCTGCGTGCTAAATTGGGAGGCTTGCTGGTCAAACCAACCTTGAAAAAGGCCTTGGGGGCTATGGACTATAAAACTGCAGGTGGTGCTGTCTTGCTTGGTCTGAAAGCACCTGTCATCAAGGCGCACGGCTCTAGCGATGCCCAGTCGATTTTCTATACGATTAAGCAGACGCGTTCGATTTTGGAGGCTGGCATTGTTGAAAAATCAGTGGCCAAATTTTCAGTAGTGGAGGAGAGTCATGACTAGAGAGCAGGTCTATCAGCGGGTTGTTGAATTAATTCAGGATGAAAAGGGAGAAGATTTTCAAGTTCAACCTGAATCTACTTTGGCAGATAATATTGCAGCAGATTCAGTAGAAATCATGGAATTTGTTCTTAATTTGGAGGATGAATTTCATGTAGATGTCCCAGATGCTGCTATTGAGCATTTTGAGGTTCTATCTGATATTGTTGATTTTATTTATAAAGAAGTAAAAAAACGTTCGTAGTTTACGGGCGTTTTTCTTTGTTTTTTCCTAAACAACCGTAAATTTGTTGTGAATGCGAATATTGTGTGTTAGAATAAACGAAAAGACTAGAATATTTCACGAAAGGCGAACATTCTCATGAAAACAGACCTTCTCTATTCAGGAAAAGCCAAAGACATCTACGCTACGGCTGACAGCGACCAGATTGTTGCGGTTTATAAGGATCAGGCGACGGCTTTTAATGGTGGTAAGAAAGAACAGATTGTGGGCAAGGGCCGGCTCAATAATCTGATTTCATCTTTGATTTTTGAAAAATTGAATGAAGCTGGTGTCCCAACGCATTTTATCAAGCGTTTGTCGGATTCGGAGCAGTTGAATAAGAAGGTGGAGATTATTCCTCTTGAGGTTGTTTTGCGAAATGTGACAGCTGGGTCTTTCTCAAAACGCTTTGGGGTGGAAGAAGGGATAACCTTATCTACTCCTATCGTGGAATTTTACTATAAAAAAGATGAGTTGGACGATCCTTTTATCAACGATGAACACATTGCCTTTCTAGAACTGGCTAGTCAGGACCAAATCGCCTATATCAAGGAAGAAACAAGACGAATCAATGAGTTCTTGAAGGACTTGTTTGCTCAGATTGGGCTGACTTTGGTGGACTTCAAACTAGAATTTGGGATTGACTCTTCTGGGCAAATTTTATTGGCGGATGAGTTTTCTCCTGATAATTGTCGTTTGTGGGATGCGGATGGCAACCATCTCGACAAGGATGTTTTTCGTCGGGGGCTCGGGGAATTGACCGAGGTTTACGAGGTCGTATTGGCAAAATTACAGGAAGTGAAATAAGGATTGGAAGATATGGCAAAGCGGATTTTTGTTGAGAAGAAGGCAGCATTTCAGATCAAGGCGGAGGCTCTTCGTAAGGAGTTGACTCATAATTTGCAGTTGACAAGCCTGTCAAGTTTGCGGTTAGTGCAGGTTTACGATGTCTTCAATCTTGAGGAGGACTTGTTAGAGCAGGCCATCAAGCATATCTTTACAGAGCAGGTGACGGACAAGGTTTTGTCGGATGAAGAATTAGGTCTGGAAGGTGCAGTTTATTTTGCTATTGAGGCTTTGCCTGGGCAGTTTGACCAGCGGGCTGCCAGCAGTCAGGAGGCCCTTCTCTTATTGGGCAGTCGTCAGGAGGTGCGTGTCAATACAGGTCAGCTCTATATTTTGAACGGTGATGTGCAGGAAGAAGAATTAGTTGCCATCAAGAATTATTTGCTTAATCCTGTGGATTCGCGATTCAAGGATATGGATGCTCCTTTGGTGGCTCAGGAGTTTTCGGTATCAGATACTGTCATTCCAAGCTTGGACTTTTTTGATAGCTACGGGGTAGAGGAATTTGCGTCTTACAAGCGTGAGGCTGGTTTGGCTATGGAAGTGGAAGACCTGCTCTTCATTCAGGATTACTTCAAGTCAATTGGTCGAGTGCCAACTGAGACAGAACTCAAGGTCTTGGATACTTACTGGAGTGACCACTGCCGCCATACGACATTTGAGACAGAACTTAGGTCTATTGACTTTTCAGCCTCAAAATTTCAAAAGCAATTGCAGGCGACATATGACAAGTACTTGGCGATGCGGACAGAATTAGGTCGGACAGATAAGCCACAGACGCTCATGGATATGGCGACGATTTTTGGTCGTTATGAGCGGGCAAATGGTCGTCTGGATGACATGGAAGTGTCAGATGAAATCAATGCCTGCTCGGTGGAAATTGAAGTGGATGTGGATGGCGTGAAAGAGCCATGGCTCCTCATGTTCAAGAATGAAACCCATAATCACCCTACAGAAATCGAGCCTTTTGGCGGTGCCGCAACCTGTATCGGTGGTGCCATTCGCGATCCTTTGTCAGGTCGTTCTTATGTTTATCAAGCCATGCGGATTTCAGGTGCAGGCGATATTACCCAACCTCTGACAGCTACTCGCTCAGGGAAATTGCCACAGCAAATCATTTCAAAAACAGCGGCACATGGTTATTCTTCATACGGAAACCAAATCGGTTTGGCGACAACTTATGTACGTGAATATTTCCACCCAGGATTTGTCGCAAAACGTATGGAGTTGGGTGCCGTAGTCGGTGCAGCTCCAAAGGAAAATGTGGTCCGTGAAAAACCAGTTGCAGGTGATGTGGTCATCTTGCTAGGTGGTAAAACAGGTCGCGATGGTATCGGTGGAGCAACAGGATCGTCCAAGGTGCAGACAGTCGAGTCTGTGGAAACAGCTGGTGCGGAAGTCCAAAAAGGAAATGCTATTGAAGAACGTAAAATCCAACGCTTATTCCGCAATGGTGCCGTGACTCGCTTGATTAAAAAATCCAATGACTTTGGTGCAGGAGGTGTCTGCGTAGCTATTGGAGAACTGGCAGACGGTCTTGAAATTGATTTGGATAAGGTTCCACTAAAGTATGCAGGCTTGAACGGAACGGAAATTGCCATTTCTGAATCACAAGAGCGAATGAGCGTGGTTGTCCGTCCGGAAGACGTAGATGCCTTTATCGCAGCTTGTCGTCAGGAAAATATCCATGCGGTTGTCGTAGCCAAAGTGACTGAAAAACCAAACCTGGTTATGACTTGGAATGGACAAACCATTGTGGATTTGGAACGTTCCTTCCTTGATACCAACGGTGTGCGCGTGGTGGTGGATGCTAAGGTCGTTGACAGTCCTGTCAATCTACCAGAAACACGTACAACATCTGCCCAAACACTACGAGAGGACTTGAAAGACCTTCTATCAGACCTCAACCATGCTAGTCAGAAAGGTTTGCAGACGATTTTCGACTCATCTGTTGGTCGTTCAACCGTCAACCACCCACTCGGAGGTCGTCACCAGCTGACTCCGACAGAAAGTTCGGTGCAAAAGTTGCCTGTCCAACAGGGTGTGACGACAACGGCTTCGGTCATGGCTCAGGGCTACCATCCTTACCTAGCAGACTGGTCACCTTATCACGGAGCGGCTTATGCAGTCATCGAAGCGACAGCTCGCTTGGTGGCAACAGGGGCTAACTGGTCCAAGGCTCGCTTCTCCTATCAGGAGTATTTCCAACGAATGGATAAGCAGGCAGAGCGTTTTGGTCAGCCAGTAGCGGCTCTGCTCGGTTCGATTGAGGCTCAGATTCAGCTTGGCCTGCCGTCTATCGGTGGCAAGGACTCCATGTCTGGTACCTTTGAGGACTTGACAGTTCCGCCAACCCTGGTTGCCTTTGGTGTGACAACAGCAGACAGCTGCAAGGTTCTATCACCTGAGTTCAAGGCGACTGGCGAGCACATTTATTACCTAC
Coding sequences:
- the plsX gene encoding phosphate acyltransferase PlsX produces the protein MKRIAVDAMGGDHAPQAVVEGVNQALAAFPDIEIQLYGDEAKIKQYLTATERVSIVHTTEKINSDDEPVKAIRRKKEASMVLATKAVKDGQADAVLSAGNTGALLAAGVFVVGRIKNIDRPGLMSTLPTMDGKGFDMMDLGANAENIAHHLYQYGILGSFYAEHVRGVKQPRVGLLNNGTEDTKGTPVHQEAYKLLAEDKSINFIGNVEARELLNSVADVVVTDGFTGNAVLKTIEGTAKSIVGQLTGSIKNGGLRAKLGGLLVKPTLKKALGAMDYKTAGGAVLLGLKAPVIKAHGSSDAQSIFYTIKQTRSILEAGIVEKSVAKFSVVEESHD
- a CDS encoding phosphopantetheine-binding protein, giving the protein MTREQVYQRVVELIQDEKGEDFQVQPESTLADNIAADSVEIMEFVLNLEDEFHVDVPDAAIEHFEVLSDIVDFIYKEVKKRS
- a CDS encoding phosphoribosylformylglycinamidine synthase, whose translation is MAKRIFVEKKAAFQIKAEALRKELTHNLQLTSLSSLRLVQVYDVFNLEEDLLEQAIKHIFTEQVTDKVLSDEELGLEGAVYFAIEALPGQFDQRAASSQEALLLLGSRQEVRVNTGQLYILNGDVQEEELVAIKNYLLNPVDSRFKDMDAPLVAQEFSVSDTVIPSLDFFDSYGVEEFASYKREAGLAMEVEDLLFIQDYFKSIGRVPTETELKVLDTYWSDHCRHTTFETELRSIDFSASKFQKQLQATYDKYLAMRTELGRTDKPQTLMDMATIFGRYERANGRLDDMEVSDEINACSVEIEVDVDGVKEPWLLMFKNETHNHPTEIEPFGGAATCIGGAIRDPLSGRSYVYQAMRISGAGDITQPLTATRSGKLPQQIISKTAAHGYSSYGNQIGLATTYVREYFHPGFVAKRMELGAVVGAAPKENVVREKPVAGDVVILLGGKTGRDGIGGATGSSKVQTVESVETAGAEVQKGNAIEERKIQRLFRNGAVTRLIKKSNDFGAGGVCVAIGELADGLEIDLDKVPLKYAGLNGTEIAISESQERMSVVVRPEDVDAFIAACRQENIHAVVVAKVTEKPNLVMTWNGQTIVDLERSFLDTNGVRVVVDAKVVDSPVNLPETRTTSAQTLREDLKDLLSDLNHASQKGLQTIFDSSVGRSTVNHPLGGRHQLTPTESSVQKLPVQQGVTTTASVMAQGYHPYLADWSPYHGAAYAVIEATARLVATGANWSKARFSYQEYFQRMDKQAERFGQPVAALLGSIEAQIQLGLPSIGGKDSMSGTFEDLTVPPTLVAFGVTTADSCKVLSPEFKATGEHIYYLPGQILSEDIDFTLIKSNFKAFEKWQSDYVITAASAVKYGGVLESLALMSFGNQVGARVELADFETSLTGQLGGFVFTSQEDIPDAVKIGQTTTDFTLVVNGVNLSGQDLQVAFEGKLEEVYPTEFEQATELQDVPAVTSSAVIKAKETVEVPVVYIPVFPGTNSEYDSAKAFEQAGAKVNLVPFVTLDAESIENSVDTMVDNIAKANILFFAGGFSAADEPDGSAKFIVTILRNAKVRSAIDQFIEKRGLIIGICNGFQALVKSGLLPYGNFEEAGDTSPTLFYNDANQHIAKMVETRIANVNSPWLAGVQVGDIHAIPVSHGEGKFVVTDEEFATLRDNGQIFSQYVDFTGQPSMDSKYNPNGSSHAIEGITSRNGQIIGKMGHSERYEDGLFQNIPGKKDQGLFVSAVRYFTGK
- the purC gene encoding phosphoribosylaminoimidazolesuccinocarboxamide synthase, producing the protein MKTDLLYSGKAKDIYATADSDQIVAVYKDQATAFNGGKKEQIVGKGRLNNLISSLIFEKLNEAGVPTHFIKRLSDSEQLNKKVEIIPLEVVLRNVTAGSFSKRFGVEEGITLSTPIVEFYYKKDELDDPFINDEHIAFLELASQDQIAYIKEETRRINEFLKDLFAQIGLTLVDFKLEFGIDSSGQILLADEFSPDNCRLWDADGNHLDKDVFRRGLGELTEVYEVVLAKLQEVK